From one Saccharomyces cerevisiae S288C chromosome XVI, complete sequence genomic stretch:
- the SRP68 gene encoding signal recognition particle subunit SRP68 (Core component of the signal recognition particle (SRP) complex; SRP complex functions in targeting nascent secretory proteins to the endoplasmic reticulum (ER) membrane; relocalizes from cytoplasm to the nuclear periphery upon DNA replication stress), with product MVAYSPIIATYGNRAEQFLETDSDFAKYHAKLNKKLQHLRSRCHLVTKDTKKYSSKNKYGEINSEDYDNKTKLIGVLILLHAERDLALAETLKLRARQRGKLKKSEEKVLSTRLKKACKTADKLVNVTQNEQQWITRAQYLAFAKLVHSEYLINGKRFKRKDNAKISNNLALVFAALEHLKNLSLLAEEVVDNIVNKYQYSLKQYAGNLITTPEINNFIVERVQSDENKDDELVKLLLDNGFNMKKITTSTEDQKVTTNINWRSFNAKIIDAEVAQFLEQGLSIHPTQITQYTQRLSKLEKALDRHEFFIANHDDQDDIDEMVENSSENNQIILAYIKYNILLTSISRERDLFTHLWNQWLKLNTSLPSKLTKYKEMERIVKNLTKYLSDIMELPGVYSDDELLSQLDLCKLYFQLFLNTGCLSVLYQSKGRYMEALALYVDAYRRLENKLSEIESLDEILLPANLLSLNSVRSLQKRIENGGNSVITLAEYEKRNHGGSLGKYDLTVIEKLDSKKILPTDIQLKNLFPLKPKMLPIPSKPTLFDLAFNYITYDKQEPSASQVKDSVTETESISQTPISNEQTEGEPKKKRGFLGLFGR from the coding sequence ATGGTTGCCTATTCTCCAATCATTGCCACCTATGGTAATCGTGCAGAACAgtttttagaaacagaCTCAGACTTCGCTAAGTATCATGCgaaattgaataaaaagttGCAACACTTGAGGAGCCGTTGCCATTTGGTCACCAAGGATACAAAGAAATACTCAAGTAAAAATAAGTATGGCGAAATTAACTCCGAGGATTATGATAATAAAACTAAATTGATTGGtgttttgattttactACACGCTGAAAGGGACTTGGCACTGGCtgaaactttgaaattgagaGCTCGTCAAAGAGGaaagttaaagaaaagtgaagaaaaggTTTTATCCACAAGATTGAAGAAGGCCTGCAAGACTGCTGATAAATTGGTTAACGTCACTCAAAATGAACAGCAATGGATAACTCGTGCCCAATATTTAGCGTTCGCTAAATTGGTACATTCAGAGTACCTaattaatggaaaaagGTTCAAGAGGAAGGACAATGCCAAAATTTCGAACAACCTAGCCCTCGTTTTCGCCGCATTGGAACACTTGAAGAATCTAAGCTTATTAGCTGAAGAAGTTGTAGATAACATTGTTAATAAATACCAGTACTCTCTCAAGCAGTACGCGGGAAATTTAATTACAACGCCCGAAATAAATAACTTTATCGTGGAAAGAGTTCAATCTGATGAGAACAAGGACGATGAGCTTGTGAAATTGTTATTAGACAATGGATtcaatatgaaaaaaattacaacCTCAACTGAAGATCAAAAGGTTACCACTAACATAAACTGGAGATCTTTCAACGCCAAGATAATCGATGCTGAAGTTGCTCAATTTTTGGAACAAGGTCTATCTATCCACCCAACTCAGATTACTCAATATACACAGAGGCTATCAAAATTGGAGAAAGCTTTAGACCGtcatgaatttttcatcgCAAACCACGACGATCAAGATGACATAGACGAGATGGTTGAAAATAGTTCTGAAAACAATCAGATAATTTTAGCCTACATTAAAtataatattcttttgaCCTCTATATCTCGTGAAAGAGATTTGTTTACTCATTTATGGAATCAATGGCTGAAATTAAATACTTCATTACCATCGAAGTTAACCaaatataaagaaatggaaCGTATTGTGAAGAATTTGACAAAATATTTATCGGACATAATGGAGCTACCTGGTGTGTATTCAGATGACGAGCTGCTAAGCCAATTAGACTTATGCAAGCTGTATTTCCAGTTATTTCTGAATACGGGCTGCCTGAGTGTTTTATATCAGTCGAAAGGCAGATATATGGAGGCGTTAGCTCTATATGTGGACGCTTACCGAAGATTAGAAAACAAATTATCTGAAATTGAATCTCTAGACGAAATCTTACTTCCAGCAAATCTTTTGTCATTGAATTCTGTCCGAAGCTTACAAAAGAGAATCGAAAACGGTGGTAATAGTGTCATTACTTTGGCGGAATacgaaaaaagaaatcatggTGGCAGCTTAGGGAAATATGATTTGACAGtgattgaaaaattggatagtaaaaaaatactgcCAACGGACatacaattgaaaaatttattccCTCTCAAGCCAAAAATGCTGCCCATTCCTAGTAAACCAACACTTTTTGATTTGGCCTTCAACTACATAACATATGATAAGCAAGAGCCCTCAGCTTCTCAAGTGAAAGATTCAGTCACAGAAACCGAGAGCATCTCTCAAACACCAATTTCTAATGAGCAGACGGAAGGAGAGCCTAAAAAGAAGCGTGGTTTCTTGGGCCTATTTGGTCGTTAA
- the IQG1 gene encoding Iqg1p (Actin filament binding protein that enhances actin ring formation; IQGAP family member required for assembly and contraction of the AMR, prior to cytokinesis; localizes to the contractile ring during anaphase in an Mlc1p-dependent manner, recruiting Myo1p and Hof1p to the site, and promoting cytokinetic core complex assembly; specifies bud-site selection, localizing axial markers Bud4p and Cdc12p; regulated by Cdc28p; relocalizes from the bud neck to the cytoplasm upon replication stress) — MTAYSGSPSKPGNNNSYLNRYVENLGTNVTPPLRPQSSSKINSSLNIASPSHLKTKTSASNSSATILSKKVESSVSKLKPSLPNKLVGKYTVDLSNYSKIELRYYEFLCRVSEVKIWIEAVIEEALPSEIELCVGDSLRNGVFLAKLTQRINPDLTTVIFPAGDKLQFKHTQNINAFFGLVEHVGVPDSFRFELQDLYNKKNIPQVFETLHILISMINKKWPGKTPALTNVSGQISFTKEEIAACKKAWPRIRDFKSLGTNINTAPASPEEPKEKRSGLIKDFNKFERPNIPVEEILITPRKNITDANCSDFSNTPSPYNEAPKMSNLDVVVEKRKFTPIEPSLLGPTPSLEYSPIKNKSLSYYSPTISKYLTYDTEFYTRRSRAREEDLNYYQTFKYSPSHYSPMRRERMTEEQFLEKVVQLQNICRGVNTRFNLYIQKRLLNLFEQDILRFQACLRGNKFRVLSSMYLPIRRAKIDVPHVEAIQSRIKGSRIRYKYDKLKFTLSRFSCTVELLQAYCRSKLLKTTVNTKLNDIEISHYPLTKLQSYMRASYVRKKVMSLNTKLNDERESIMKFSAIIRGNVVRCSEDAILSAVHDVHKENISKLQSLIRGIFTRSCLASIIYSLGKENCNIIQLSACIRGNAVRHKVQSLFAPENNLSETVHDLQGLVRGILVRYTLDLVDDIVEYNNLALFQAFSRGALVRESLDQKSSFYKRNVRSVIMIQSWIRKSLQRSAYLELLDCPNPSLWAVKKFVHLLNGTATIEEVQNQLESCQASLDSENMKKERLLKSIRQQLNINGVLDKFGLLKDKDHELGISDSTIPKSKYQKYEKLFYMLQVDPSYWKLLYLKEPEFVAKNVYMTFGTVNQRMNDRERSYFTRFVCEMLQNAINEAPSIESFLDNRSQFWQTILQDFLRRESPEFFSIIVPVLDYLSDPVVDFESDPYKIYQEIHGFSSPQHCSPVDDASTKNKFIDNLRCLWHAIEMVAEIYTRKVHTIPVEIRYLCTKIFCYAADKNIEEIDSLRAISSILVNVFVSEYLVNREYYGYKDSNVQKNNQKIDILMKSLATVFEIKNFDGFLDPLNQYANEIKPHIKDVLYNVLVDPEYEQEGDRLIYLDMVSPSPKLELLTEKVLEISGKFEEYLNEFPEADILHDILEKNLDNSSFPRSGRVTLELDASAYRFLVSDDKMRKIYDQVKRAFVYMMQIEDVDTNLYDLSISTILPQDEPNFANFLEQNPKIRDDPMIQKLKPLKYFTLKNVTLKKIHELESTGTFCSSDNKLQNFLNDIANTIKNPNYAIDYVTQEIYITKETLTKISEMNHSLDIELSRLKKHVDHTIKDFQKAKDFSPVHKSKFGNFKNAVKKVQGRERSELQGMKFKWNTKQLYERGVLKTIRGEKLAELTVKVFGSSGPKFPDIIFKISTSDGSRFGIQMIDKRKGPDKRYSDDVDSFSFKDLIKTQVEPKIETWKLFHSNVVVNNSQLLHLIVSFFYKRNAL; from the coding sequence ATGACAGCATATTCAGGCTCTCCTTCGAAACCAGGCAATAATAATTCTTATCTAAATCGTTATGTTGAAAACCTAGGCACCAATGTGACTCCACCTCTGAGACCGCAGTCAAGTTCCAAAATCAACTCTTCGTTAAACATAGCGTCGCCAAGTCATTTAAAGACTAAGACGTCAGCTAGCAACAGTTCTGCGACAATTTtgtcaaaaaaagtagaaaGTTCCGTATCAAAGCTGAAGCCATCCCTTCCTAACAAACTCGTAGGAAAATATACCGTAGACTTAAGTAATTATTCGAAAATAGAACTGAGGTACTATGAGTTTTTATGCAGAGTATCAGAAGTCAAAATATGGATTGAAGCTGTTATTGAGGAAGCACTACCATCAGAAATAGAGTTATGTGTTGGAGACTCACTTAGGAATGGTGTTTTTTTGGCCAAGCTAACCCAGAGGATAAATCCAGATTTGACAACGGTTATATTTCCTGCAGGTGATAAACTACAATTTAAACACACTCAGAACATTAATGCCTTTTTTGGTTTGGTAGAACATGTCGGTGTTCCGGACTCTTTTAGATTTGAATTGCAAGATCTCTAtaacaagaagaatatcCCTCAGGTTTTCGAAACCCTGCATATTCTTATATCAATGATTAATAAGAAATGGCCAGGCAAAACGCCCGCTTTAACAAATGTATCGGGCCAAATAAGTTTTaccaaagaagaaatcgcAGCTTGTAAAAAAGCATGGCCTAGAATTAGAGACTTCAAGTCCTTAGGAACTAATATCAATACTGCACCAGCTTCCCCTGAGgaaccaaaagaaaaaagaagcgGATTGATAAAAGACtttaataaatttgaaaggCCGAATATACCGgtggaagaaattttaattACCccaagaaagaatataacaGATGCTAATTGCTCCGATTTTTCTAATACACCTTCACCTTATAATGAAGCTCCAAAAATGTCAAATTTGGATGTCGTTGTTGAGAAGAGGAAATTCACACCCATTGAGCCGAGTCTTCTGGGCCCTACACCATCTTTAGAATATAGCccaataaaaaacaaaagtctGTCGTACTATTCTCCTACCATCTCGAAATACTTGACATATGATACAGAATTTTATACGAGAAGGAGTCGTGCAAGAGAGGAAGATTTGAATTATTACCAGACGTTCAAATACTCACCTTCTCATTATTCTCCCATGAGAAGAGAAAGGATGACAGAGGAACAATTTTTAGAGAAGGTAGTTCAACTGCAAAATATTTGTCGAGGAGTTAATACCCGTTTTAACCTATACATTCAAAAAAGGTTACTGAACCTTTTTGAACAGGACATACTAAGGTTTCAAGCATGCCTAAGAGGAAATAAATTTAGAGTATTGTCATCAATGTATTTGCCAATAAGAAGAGCAAAGATTGACGTTCCTCATGTCGAGGCGATTCAATCGCGAATTAAGGGAAGCAGAATTCGATATAAATACgataaattgaaatttaCACTCTCAAGGTTTTCGTGTACTGTCGAACTTTTGCAAGCATATTGTCGttcaaaattgttgaagacaACCGTTAACACAAAATTAAATGATATTGAGATATCACATTATCCTCTGACAAAATTGCAGTCTTATATGCGTGCTTCTTATGTGAGAAAGAAGGTGATGTCCCTCAATACAAAGTTGAACGATGAGCGAGAAAGTATTATGAAGTTTTCGGCAATCATCAGAGGTAACGTTGTGAGGTGTTCAGAGGACGCGATATTAAGTGCTGTACATGATGTACATAAGGAAAATATCTCAAAATTGCAAAGCTTGATTAGAGGAATATTTACGCGTTCGTGCCTAGCATCAATAATATATTCacttggaaaagaaaactgtAATATTATTCAATTATCAGCCTGTATACGCGGAAACGCTGTAAGACATAAGGTACAGTCACTGTTTGCGCCCGAAAATAATCTCAGTGAAACTGTGCACGACCTCCAGGGTTTGGTTAGAGGTATTCTAGTCCGCTACACATTAGACTTAGTCGATGACATTGTGGAGTATAATAATTTAGCATTATTTCAAGCATTTTCTAGAGGCGCTTTAGTACGTGAAAGCTTGGACCAAAAGTCGAGTTTTTACAAGAGAAACGTAAGGTCGGTTATTATGATTCAAAGCTGGATTAGGAAAAGTCTGCAAAGATCGGCATATTTGGAACTTCTAGACTGTCCAAATCCAAGTCTTTGGGCTGTCAAAAAATTCGTTCATTTGCTCAATGGAACAGCAACCATTGAAGAGGTCCAAAACCAGTTGGAGAGTTGCCAAGCCTCTCTTGATTCCGAAAATATGAAGAAGGAACGATTACTGAAGAGCATAAGACAACAACTAAATATTAACGGAGTATTGGATAAGTTTGGACTattaaaagataaagatCATGAACTCGGTATTTCCGATTCTACGATTCCGAAGTCTAAATATCAAAAGTATGAAAAACTGTTCTATATGTTGCAAGTTGATCCCTCTTATTGGAAATTGCTGTATTTGAAAGAGCCAGAATTTGTTGCAAAGAATGTTTATATGACATTTGGAACAGTGAATCAAAGGATGAACGACAGAGAGAGATCCTATTTCACAAGGTTTGTTTGTGAAATGTTACAAAATGCGATTAATGAAGCACCGAGTATTGAAAGCTTTCTTGACAACCGATCACAATTTTGGCAAACCATtcttcaagattttttgagAAGAGAGTCTCCAGAATTCTTCTCTATAATAGTCCCAGTTTTGGATTACTTGTCAGATCCAGTAGTGGATTTTGAAAGTGATCCAtacaaaatttatcaaGAAATACACGGCTTTAGCTCTCCTCAGCATTGTTCGCCTGTGGATGATGCGAGTACCAAGAATAAGTTCATTGACAATTTAAGGTGCCTATGGCACGCGATTGAAATGGTCGCTGAAATTTATACCAGAAAGGTTCACACTATTCCCGTTGAAATCAGGTACCTCTGCACTAAAATCTTCTGCTACGCGGCAGATAAGAATATTGAGGAGATTGACTCTTTAAGGGCCATATCAAGTATTCTAGTGAACGTTTTTGTGTCTGAATATTTGGTCAACCGGGAATATTACGGATACAAAGACAGCAAcgttcaaaaaaataaccaaAAAATTGACATTCTAATGAAATCCTTGGCGACTgtttttgaaatcaaaaattttgatggCTTTTTGGATCCATTGAACCAGTACGCTAACGAAATAAAGCCTCATATCAAAGATGTCCTTTATAATGTGTTAGTAGATCCAGAGTATGAACAAGAGGGAGATAGATTGATTTATTTGGATATGGTATCGCCAAGCCCCAAATTGGAATTGTTAACTGAAAAGGTTCTGGAAATCAGTGGTAAATTTGAAGAGTATTTAAATGAATTTCCGGAAGCAGATATTTTGCAtgatattttggaaaagaacTTGGACAATTCATCCTTTCCAAGATCAGGACGTGTTACCTTGGAATTGGATGCATCTGCATATCGATTCCTCGTTAGTGATGACAAGATGAGAAAAATCTACGACCAAGTTAAAAGGGCATTTGTGTACATGATGCAAATTGAGGATGTAGATACCAATTTGTATGACCTTTCAATTAGTACAATTCTACCTCAAGATGAACCaaattttgcaaattttCTGGAGCAAAATCCTAAAATCAGGGATGATCCAATGATACAGAAGCTGAAACCATTGAAATACTTCACACTCAAAAATGttactttgaaaaaaatacatgaaCTAGAAAGTACGGGGACTTTTTGCTCTTCTGATAATAAGTTACAAAATTTCTTAAACGATATTGCGAACACTATTAAAAATCCCAACTATGCCATTGATTATGTAACCCAGGAAATTTACATCACAAAGGAAACACTCACAAAAATTTCGGAAATGAACCACAGCTTAGATATAGAATTATCAAGGCTTAAAAAACATGTTGATCATACGATAAAAGACTTCCAGAAAGCCAAGGATTTTTCGCCGGTGCACAAAAGtaaatttggaaattttaagaatgcagtaaaaaaagttcaaggAAGAGAACGTTCTGAATTGCAGGGAATGAAGTTTAAATGGAACACAAAGCAGTTGTATGAAAGAGGAGTGCTTAAAACCATCAGGGGTGAAAAACTAGCTGAACTGACTGTAAAAGTCTTTGGTTCGAGCGGTCCTAAATTCCCAGATataatattcaaaatttccacATCGGATGGTTCTAGATTCGGTATTCAAATGATtgacaaaagaaaagggcCCGATAAACGATACTCGGATGATGTCGATTCTTTCTCATTTAAAGACTTGATAAAGACTCAAGTTGAACCAAAAATCGAGACGTGGAAATTATTCCATTCCAACGTTGTTGTTAACAATAGCCAATTACTACATTTGATTGTCAGTTTTTTCTATAAAAGGAACGCTTTGTAA
- the CIN2 gene encoding GTPase-activating protein CIN2 (GTPase-activating protein (GAP) for Cin4p; tubulin folding factor C involved in beta-tubulin (Tub2p) folding; mutants display increased chromosome loss and benomyl sensitivity; human homolog RP2 complements yeast null mutant) gives MDFTAKIKELERELSETSDYKTLQKKTISLRSELNTLSHSLTSYEKEHFSNDIENVLKSINAKLSESKGKKRLFSFKQKNSSSAVHKNVERTELANAPAYTTTLKKHYVLEKGDSAFENLEFCTVTSTTDYSGNSALSGSLCFRNITKCVINLQRIFFQTGSIFITDCTDSIIFLRSPSDKDFQIRLRDLKNCKILIEKLSPSIDCKQVVIIENCHKCIFNASTRDHLIIQDFSNPFQSEETEDNSAFAFEDFDICNKDTMQLFRAYL, from the exons ATGGACTTTACTGCGAAGATAAAGG AGCTCGAACGAGAACTCTCAGAGACGAGTGACTATAAGACCTTGCAGAAGAAGACCATAAGTCTTCGAAGTGAGCTGAATACTCTGTCACATTCTTTGACATCttatgaaaaagaacaCTTCTCCAATGATATAGAAAATGTATTAAAATCTATTAATGCAAAATTATCTGAGTCAAAGGGCAAAAAACGACTATTCTCCTtcaaacagaaaaattcatcatcagcCGTTCATAAGAATGTTGAACGTACGGAGCTTGCGAATGCGCCGGCGTATACCActactttgaaaaagcatTATGTCTTGGAGAAGGGTGATtcagcttttgaaaatttagaGTTTTGTACTGTTACATCAACAACAGATTATAGTGGCAATAGTGCCCTTTCTGGTTCTTTGTGCTTTCGCAATATTACTAAATGTGTCATAAACTTACAAAggattttctttcaaacaGGGAGTATTTTCATAACTGATTGTACGGATTCTATAATTTTTCTACGGTCTCCTTCCGACAAGGATTTCCAAATCCGTTTACGtgacttgaaaaattgcaaaattttgatagaGAAACTCTCGCCAAGTATCGATTGCAAACAAGTGGTAATCATAGAAAATTGTCACAAATGCATTTTCAACGCAAGCACTCGGGACCACCTAATTATACAAGATTTCTCTAACCCCTTCCAAAGCGAAGAAACTGAGGACAATTCTGCCTTTGcatttgaagattttgatatttgtaACAAGGATACAATGCAGTTGTTTCGCGCTTACTTATAG